One window from the genome of Gadus macrocephalus chromosome 7, ASM3116895v1 encodes:
- the LOC132460731 gene encoding gamma-crystallin M2-like, with protein MSKITFFEEPNFQGRSYECEADCADVHPHFSRCSSVRVESGCWVLYERPSYQGYQYVLTRGDYPDYQHWMGYNDTVRSCRTFSYTSGGPYLMKIYDRPDFQGQAHELSEDVDSVQERFPRRDVASCRVVEGYWTLYEHSSYRGRQYFLGPGEYRKASDWGAVCNTAGSLRRVTDF; from the exons ATGAGTAAG atcACGTTCTTCGAGGAGCCGAACTTCCAGGGGCGCTCCTATGAGTGCGAGGCGGACTGCGCGGACGTGCACCCCCACTTCAGCCGCTGCAGCTCTGTGCGGGTGGAGAGTGGCTGCTGGGTGCTGTACGAGAGGCCCAGCTACCAGGGCTACCAGTACGTGCTGACCCGCGGCGACTACCCCGACTACCAGCACTGGATGGGCTACAACGACACCGTGCGCTCCTGCAGGACCTTCTCCTAT ACCAGCGGAGGGCCCTACCTGATGAAGATCTACGACCGGCCCGACTTCCAGGGCCAGGCCCATGAGCTCAGCGAGGACGTGGACTCGGTGCAGGAGCGGTTCCCGCGCCGCGACGTGGCGTCCTGCCGCGTGGTGGAGGGCTACTGGACGCTCTACGAGCACTCCAGCTACCGCGGCCGCCAGTACTTCCTGGGGCCGGGGGAGTACCGCAAAGCCAGCGACTGGGGTGCCGTCTGCAACACGGCCGGCTCCCTCCGCAGGGTCACCGACTTCTAA